The Solanum pennellii chromosome 7, SPENNV200 DNA segment ATATTCAAGTTTAGAAGTTTCTTGGATGTGCTGATTAGATAGGCTCTTTCCTGCCAGTAGTGATAAGTTTTTGCATTCTATGTTCAGTGTTTGAATTTGTTAAGTTGACTATTTGCTTGTTTTTTCAATAGAGAAAATATggcgcacccaaagggtagcggctgcgggttCCCTTGTCAtcgaaaaaaaatagagaaaatctGAATagcttaaaatttatgtttgcATTGTTTCCTCTTGTGTGGATTTCATAAGCCGTGTCAATGTATGTATTTCTAGTCTTTTCTCCTTTTAATGCTTTGATCTGCTCATGCATCAACTAATGGGAAAGTGTATATCTCCAGTTGGAGTTAAGTCGAGTGGTTTTAGAAAGGTAGTTGACACTATGATGGTTTTGTTATGATCTTTAGAGTACATTTACCTTCCTTGATTTGTCATTGCGCTTTTAATTGAGGACTTGGATCATAGTGGTTTAAGAGCTTTTTAGAGGTAACATGCCAGCAATACCAGGGTACAATTTCTGGAATCAGTTTGATATGaattctaattcattttaagaagAATTGAATTGACATTTTGTGGATGCATATTGTAGTTTGCCAGTTGCTGGAGACTTCATAATATTGAACATAAGCAGTTCTGATAATTTGGATATAGACTTCAAGCAggtgttttttcttttgttctcaaGTTGTTCGTACCTTCTCCACATCCTTTTTCAGTAGCAAAATTTTGAACCTTTGGTGAGATCAAAGGAATTTCAGAGTTGTCCATCACTTTGTGCATGCTTCCTAATGGATCAAGTTCGCATTTTCATGTAGTATTATagatttggagaatttggccTTCTTCTCGTGTTGATTATGGGATGGAGTCATAGATATGTATTCTTGCACTTTATATCAACAAAATTGTAGTGGCATAATGATAATTTAGCTTCTTTCTCTGCGACTGCTATAGGATTTGTCCACGGTTCATTCATGAAATTACTCACTTGACTAATGGCAACTATACTGTTCTGAAGTATCCTTCTTTTGGTCCAATTATTTACCTTACCTATTTGGCTTTCACATCTATCTTCAAGCAGGAAAAGGGTCGACCATTGCCTAAGTTTGGTGAATGGGATGTCAATGATCCAGCTTCTGCAGAGGGATTTACTGTGATTTTCAACAAGGCTAGGGATGAGAAAAAAACTGGTGGCAAGCCAGACTCACCATCAAAGGCTGATGGTAATAGAAAGGAAGGAGAAGAACCTTTAAAACCTCAAACTGTAAGTTATTTTGATAACTTTTTCTCTGGATGAATATATTAAATGACTTATACCCTCTACACTTTTTGGTTGAAATGTTAAGAATTCTGCCCTTTGCTCTTCACATATTTAAACTGCCATTAGCTGTGTGATTCTGCATCTTCACAGAGAGACTTTTGTCCAGTCAGAGGATAATTCATTTATCAAATAGGTGATACGCCATCCCACTCTATGTCCCTCTCAAAACAGTTGAAGGACGCCAATATCCAATCTACGATATAATTATCCACTCTACACCAACTAAGCCACTTTCAGCTATCTTCTGCTGTctcatattttcaaaatattttggctGTAATATAGTGACTTGTATGTGCATgtttatcaaattcaaatttccaTCACACTGTATAATCATCATTTAAGAATAATTTGCTAGACTAATGCAAAGGCTTCAGCTTAATTACTTTAAGATCCCGATCATTAACTTAACCAGCTTTAGTTTAGAACACATGGTAGTAGGTATTTAGGCTGATGGCAATTCTTGTGGTGTGGAGAACTTCCTTTGGCTGTGAGCATCAGTAAATTCTTATTGTACAGTGGTCAGATCATATACACTCTATTGGAACTCCAAGTGGAACTTCCCGTATAAGCATAGGATTAAAACCATCATTTAGGGAACTCATGTAATTTATTTGCTCTAATCACTTTTAGCTTCTAGTCAACTATCTAAGGAAAAGATATGTGAGGCAATGTTTCTCGGGAATACTCTAGGATTTTCTAGATGTGATGTAGGCTTCTAAACGCATGAGGGCAACCATGAAGAGCAGAAGTCTTATAGGGATAACACCTTGACATTTGTAGCTTTCATCTTGTGCATACTATTCGTATTGGTTGTCTGCCTTGTATGTCTCTAGACCTCAAGTTCACTTTACAACTTTGGTAGTTTATCTTGTACGTACTAAGACTGTAAGACGATAACTTAGCTTTtcattctaagtgttaaactattaacttctttaattaatatttgtttgcTCCGTAGTTTGAAGATGTAGTATAACTTTTATGAcacaatatttaatttgtttttgtacATTTTTTGGTTCTGATTAATACGATTTTAAATGTACTTTcatgatataaattttttgtgggGTGGACCCTAATATTATATACCTCTACTTTTAAACATTGGAAAGAAGAACCTACCTTTTCTTACTCGGGGATGGCTGGGTTGTTCCCAACATGATAGTTGAGTGGTTCAGGCATAGAATTAACAACATAGAGATCGTAGTTTTCAGTGTGAGCCAACTTGCTAGCCTTGGTGGTACCTATGCTTGTGGTCTGGACCAGAGTCGACCTGCACGCAAGCTTGCTATGATACCAGGGTCTCCGAAAAATGAGTGATATTCAACTTTTTGATTTCTACACTCGCAGTAATGAACTTTAAATAGTTGCCACCTAGTATAACTTAATATTGAAGGAATTAGAGAGCAAGACTAATTATGTATTGTTTGGATGGCGCTTCCTTTACATAGACGTTTTGAGGAAAAGAAAATACTGTCAGGTTATTTAAGTAGTTGACCAGCTCCATTATGGCTTGGGTTAGGAAGAGTTATCCTGTCCTTAATTGTCAAACTTTAGTTTTGGAATCATCAGGTTAGATTTCTATTGTCTTTGCTAATATGACTAGATGAGTGTGGCTGCGAGCATACTACAATCATGTGTTTGCTTTTTGATGTAACGACAAATGGTGACCCATCTGaatatacttttcatatatgctACTTGTCTCATTAATCTTTGAAGCATTCTTATTAGAATTTCACCAATATATTTGTCGTTTTGCAGAAAAAATGGTTTTGCTGTATGCAGAGCCCTCATGCAGAATCTTGACAATGTTGTGTAAAAGCTGAATATAGGATGCATATTCATAATGAAACCCCACAACTTCTTTTGGATTGGTGCTGGAGACTGAGGCATTGCTCAAAGTCCCCTTTTGTCTTGTAAACTTGTGTTATATTGTTGGGGAAACAAAATGTGAAAGACAAAAATGTTTGATGTTGTACCTATATGttgtatctttttattttacctttagCAGACAAGCACATAGTGTGGTTTGTAAAGCACCTTTCAACCGTAAATTTTTCTTGTTGATTTCATGAGATCCTGTTGTTTTTGCCTAATAAGTAGAAAATGCATCGTAGAACTTCCTATTTGTGTGTTTGCTTGGTGAATTATATGGACATGGTATTGAAATAGACGCGGCCTAGTGTATTGAGCTCATGAGGCCACATTATATGTAGTTCATATTCCTATTTATGTGTTTGTTAAGTGAAAAATGGATATGGTCTCGGAGAGAGGCTCGGTGAAATAGACATGACTGAAGATGCAGACTAGAGTTTTGAGCTCGTGAAGCCAAGTTAAAACGTCTGAATATGAATGCacaatgattttatttttgaatatcaaaactttttgtttctattaACTTGCCAGTTGTGGTTTGCCAATGTAGTTGgtttttgtttatttcaaaAACTGTGTTTGTCAACATCAATGTTGTTTCAACagaatttaccaaacaaaataaaattccaAAAGGAATTGTAATTTTTCATTTGAGATTATTGAGCTTTCAACATTCAACTAAAGGaattataaaaactttatcTCTGGTGAAAACTGTTCATTCTAGTTTTTACAGTACATAAAGGCAATGCATTTGAAGTTCAAAGATGATCAGCAGTATAAATATCTTCAGTTCTGTCAAAACCTAAACTCTGGATTGCCCCAGCTTTCGATCGAAAAGATGCTTTAGAAGGTAGACTTGTAGAATGCTAACGCCAATGAGAGCAGAAGACTCAAGCAAAGCTTTGTAGACTGCTCTTTTGCTCATTATTTCATTCACTGCATAAAATAGAAACGATATCAACGTATAAGAACTACAAGCTGTGGAGCATGCAGAGTATCATGAATCGGTAAGATTTGTGAACATAACTTTTGCCATTAGTATAAAATTGAGATGCCAAGACCCAAGAGAAACAgatcatataaatgatattCCCTTGTTGCTAGTGAACAGAAAAGTGATACTCCATATGAATATTCGAACAACTAAGTCACGGATATATAATACACGTATCATTATCCAAAGAACACAACATATGAAGTTCATAAaacctatgttgctcggactatCCAAAATTGTTGCCGCTGCTGTGTCAGGATTCTCCAAAATGCACTACTTTGGAGTATCCGAAATGCACATgtcgacatttttgaagagtccgagcaacatagcaTAAAAGAATCTTGCACTTCTTTAGCATTACCAAGAATGTTGAgcttaaatgatcatgtgctaaaGTTCATGACCATTCACATATTCAAGATGGAGGAGAGATATGCATCCTCAATCTTGTAAAATTGATCaacgaaaaaaaaatgaaaattaggTTTAACAAACTGAAACTGAAGCAATAACGATCATTTCACCGGATTTATGTCGAACATCACGTGAAAAAGTGAGGAAAATGGGAAAGGAGATATATCTCATTGAAGTGTACGCCAAAAGGGAGAAAAGGACTGTTTCTACTAGATAAATGGCAAGtggttaaaaaaatttgatttgcTGAAATGTGGGAGAGTCGTATTTAAGAAATATGCAAAAGCTAATACCTATTGCTTGTCGGTCTGTCTGGGCCTCGAGCCAATGCTGCTCAAACTGAATGTTGTATAAAGCTTCCTCTAGTTGTCCAATGTGCTCAAACAACGGTTTGAAATGCTCTGCAGTATCATAATAAAAAGTAAGGTATCTTGTAAAGAGCCCCCCAATAACAAAGTAAGATGAAGCAAAGTGACACGCTAACCATCTTTTGCGTGCTCGTCGTGGTATGAGAAGTGGGCAGCATGTAGATCAAAGTCTATGGTTTCATGATAGGGTGACTTGTTGGTGAAACAGAAACGATAAACTCCTTCATGATGGGCCACAAACTCGCTCTTCTCACTTATTTTGTCACGAAAATCATGAAGCTGCTCCCCGGAAGGTCCCTTCACCTAATTTCCACCAACATAGCAACATCAATTGAACAATCCGCTAGACAGAAAAAACACACAGTTCTTCTTTAGAAGTGAATGTAAAATATGGTCCCTATGAAAAGCATAAAGAACCAATTGCGACAAAGTTCAAAACTAATGCCAAATGTTAGGTTTTGATCTAGTAGTCAGAGTGCAGCACGTGATGTGTGGTGGGCGCCACCATGAGTTCGAACCCTGGTGTAGATAAAACATTGTTATTTAAGTAAAGTCCCGAAGAAGGTGGCCCATTATCCACCAAGCTTTGAACCGTGGGCCATAAGGTAAAAACCCATATTGGAGTGACTAGAAAAGTTGACTGAAGTAATCCTTATGTGGTCTTAGAAAATAGCTCATCAATTTACAGCTCCAAGATacaaattttcttgaaattgaacACATATAATTCTAATTCTCAAAGTTGTGACTCAATTTCCCTCACCCCGCAAGAAAAAAAGTGTATAAAAGTGATAACATTCCTCCGCCAAATTGCAATTTATGGAGTTTTATGTGTACAAAAAGGATTGAAGTTGCAAAAAACACAAAAGAGACatgtaaaaataaagaaaaatattgttaGTTTCTCTCAACAATTCTAACGTCaacacaaaattgaaaaaaaaaaaaaaaaactcgaaCAATTCAAGTGTTTAATAAATCTTTAAATCAAAGTCAAAGTCACCACAAATTTGCAAACAAAACAATGAAGCTTGAATTCCAAACCTCACATTCATTATTAACAGTAGTTCATGAATCACAGTAACCAGATATATAACTAATCCGATAACTACTATATCACCTTTCATCTCAATAAAGATGAAATCTTTACAATTTTCAATCAgcacatatttaaaaaaatgcaaattaCATAACTATATACCAGCTAACAAAACAATTAAGCTCGAACAATTCAAGTGTCTAGTGAATCTTATA contains these protein-coding regions:
- the LOC107026188 gene encoding transmembrane emp24 domain-containing protein p24beta2-like isoform X1 gives rise to the protein MRIGLLKVWILVTILVVAWRCGGVYGIRFVIDREECFSHKVQMGESVHFSFVVIKSEGSWHYSEEGVDLVVKGPSGEQLHDFRDKISEKSEFVAHHEGVYRFCFTNKSPYHETIDFDLHAAHFSYHDEHAKDEHFKPLFEHIGQLEEALYNIQFEQHWLEAQTDRQAIVNEIMSKRAVYKALLESSALIGVSILQVYLLKHLFDRKLGQSRV
- the LOC107024121 gene encoding protein NOI4 isoform X2: MSEKGRPLPKFGEWDVNDPASAEGFTVIFNKARDEKKTGGKPDSPSKADGNRKEGEEPLKPQTKKWFCCMQSPHAES
- the LOC107024121 gene encoding protein NOI4 isoform X1; its protein translation is MSQEKGRPLPKFGEWDVNDPASAEGFTVIFNKARDEKKTGGKPDSPSKADGNRKEGEEPLKPQTKKWFCCMQSPHAES